A window from Triticum aestivum cultivar Chinese Spring chromosome 6D, IWGSC CS RefSeq v2.1, whole genome shotgun sequence encodes these proteins:
- the LOC123145581 gene encoding protein PHOSPHATE-INDUCED 1 homolog, whose translation MASFGSIAVALVVCAMLLQTCVATRRLQALVQEQPITMKYHKGALLSGRIAINLVWYGNFSAPQRAIVTDFVSSLASASASPAPQPEPSVATWFKTAQKYYASSKARFPALALGSHVFDRSYSLGRRLRERDLVRLAARGGPSRAINVVLTADDVAVDGFCMSRCGSHGASPRSRAGRFAYVWVGNPATQCAGQCAWPFHQPQYGPQMAPLAPPNGDVGVDGMVVSLASMVVGTVTNPFGNGFFQGPAEAPLEAATACAGVYGKGAYPGYAGSLLVDPATGASFNANGAHGRKYLVPALVDPDTSACSTLG comes from the coding sequence ATGGCGTCCTTCGGTTCTATCGCGGTGGCGCTCGTGGTGTGCGCAATGCTGCTGCAGACCTGCGTGGCCACGAGGAGGCTCCAGGCGCTGGTGCAGGAGCAGCCCATCACCATGAAGTACCACAAGGGAGCGCTCCTCTCCGGCCGCATCGCCATCAACCTCGTCTGGTACGGCAACTTCTCCGCGCCGCAGCGCGCCATCGTCACCGACTTCGTCTCCTCGCTCGCCTCCGCGTCCGCGTCCCCGGCGCCGCAGCCGGAGCCGTCGGTGGCCACCTGGTTCAAGACGGCGCAGAAGTACTACGCCAGCTCCAAGGCCCGCTTCCCGGCGCTGGCCCTCGGCTCCCACGTCTTCGACCGGTCCTACTCCCTCGGCCGGCGGCTCCGGGAGCGTGACCTCGTCAGGCTGGCCGCGCGCGGCGGGCCCAGCCGCGCCATCAACGTGGTGCTCACGGCCGACGACGTGGCCGTCGACGGCTTCTGCATGAGCCGCTGCGGCTCCCACGGCGCCTCCCCGCGGTCCCGCGCCGGGCGGTTCGCGTACGTGTGGGTGGGCAACCCGGCGACGCAGTGCGCCGGGCAGTGTGCGTGGCCGTTCCACCAGCCGCAGTACGGCCCGCAGATGGCACCCCTCGCGCCGCCCAACGGCGACGTCGGCGTCGACGGCATGGTGGTGTCCCTCGCGTCCATGGTCGTCGGCACCGTCACCAACCCCTTCGGCAACGGCTTCTTCCAGGGCCCCGCCGAGGCGCCGCTGGAGGCCGCCACGGCGTGCGCCGGTGTGTACGGCAAGGGGGCGTACCCCGGCTACGCCGGCTCACTGCTCGTCGACCCGGCCACCGGCGCCAGCTTCAACGCGAACGGAGCCCACGGCCGGAAGTACCTGGTCCCGGCGCTCGTCGACCCCGACACGTCCGCCTGCTCCACCTTGGGGTAG